CGTCCGACGTGCTGAGTGCATGACGAGCCGTGACGAGCACCTGGCCACGCTGGTCGAGCTGACCAAGGAGTCCCGGTTCTGCATGCTGACCACCGTCGACACCGACGGCACCCTCGTCAGCCGGCCGATGTCCCGGCAGGACGTCGACCTCGACGTGGAGATGTGGTTCATCGCGACCCGCGACTCCCGCAAGGCCCAGCACCTGCGGGCGAACCCGTCGGCCGGAGTGACGGTCTCGACGGACACCTCCTGGGTGTCGCTGGCCGGCACGGCGGAGATCGTCGACGACACCGCGAAGCTGGAGGAGCTCTGGAGCACCTTCGCGGAGGCGTGGCTGCCCGAGGGACCGCAGGACCCCAACGCGGTGCTCGTCCGGTTCGACGCCACCACGGCCGAGTACTGGGACAACCCGGGCGGCAAGGTCTCGACCCTCATCAGCCTCGCGAAGTCCAAGCTGACCGGTCAGCCGTACGACGGCGGGGAGAACGAGGTCGTCACCGGCCTCTGACGCCGGTGGCGGCCCGCCGCCGTCAGTCCGCCTCGCTCAGCAGCCCGACGTCCTCGGGCCTGCGGGGCCGGGGCGTGGCGTGGACCGTCGGCGGCAGGCCCCACTCGTCCTTGCCCAGGCGCGACACGGGCTGGAGGCGTGCCATCTCCGGGTGGCCGTCGACCAGCGCGTAGTCATCGACCGTGATGGCCACGACGGTGCCCAGCACGAGCACCGAGTCGCCGAGCTCGATGGTCGAGTGCAGCTCGCACTCCAGGGACGCGGGGGAGTCGGCGACGCGCGGGGGTGCGACGCTGTCGCTCGGCTCCATCTCGATGTTGAGCCGGCTCGCCTCGTCGTCCTCGGCGGCGAAGGCTGCGCTGCTGGCGTTGACGAGGTCGAGCTGGGGGAGTGTCGCGAGGTTCACCACGAACTCCTTGGTCGCCAGCACGTTGGCCAGGGTGTCCTTGCGGCCGACGGACGTCCACGACACGATCGGCGGGCTCGCGCACGCGACGCTGAAGAACGAGTGCGGCGCCAGGTTGCCGATCCCGTCCGCGGACA
Above is a genomic segment from Aeromicrobium chenweiae containing:
- a CDS encoding flavin reductase family protein, with amino-acid sequence MRTVFHTADPDVEPYRLLTALVVPRPVAWISTLSADGIGNLAPHSFFSVACASPPIVSWTSVGRKDTLANVLATKEFVVNLATLPQLDLVNASSAAFAAEDDEASRLNIEMEPSDSVAPPRVADSPASLECELHSTIELGDSVLVLGTVVAITVDDYALVDGHPEMARLQPVSRLGKDEWGLPPTVHATPRPRRPEDVGLLSEAD
- a CDS encoding pyridoxamine 5'-phosphate oxidase family protein translates to MTSRDEHLATLVELTKESRFCMLTTVDTDGTLVSRPMSRQDVDLDVEMWFIATRDSRKAQHLRANPSAGVTVSTDTSWVSLAGTAEIVDDTAKLEELWSTFAEAWLPEGPQDPNAVLVRFDATTAEYWDNPGGKVSTLISLAKSKLTGQPYDGGENEVVTGL